In the Mycosarcoma maydis chromosome 6, whole genome shotgun sequence genome, one interval contains:
- a CDS encoding uncharacterized protein (related to Alpha-1,6-mannosyltransferase), which produces MLPFLASYKGKRCDSPAPFTSLTDFRLRPFKFGSTSNTPNSECAYSALSSSTETAVVDTPAHSPGRDSVSSLGRYDETGSPPDYYKKPSYYSALFDKTHRRVRGASRRCKIKILALAVLPCLYIFCYITFRPPSYIVLPPEKYVEVLLATLTQHIPSQASRQALSDHLRRIEHPDSSSSTSLATQTNSTQQASASYSNPESIVPATIWSSDGKPAPSTWFHKWSQMGFEPRFFDDAGAESYVQTHFGNTSIQQMWDSMPRFILKADLLRYLLLLQDGGTWSDMDTVPLMHRTNWTKDTVPLSSILPDDALFGRAKLEPAERAQGDAASSARAEPVRAVIGIENDPNENHDPRNFFERWRLLPLRRHRPLQFVQWTLHFAPNHPIILDVLRRILQASQVYRAYQIEQQRDAHSDGWGWSEKGTNSKKTQAKDAEEYITHPWDGTSMEWKWQAGHWRWGWDILSVEEWTGPAVYTDAVVSYLYATAGVRPEDLSMLKQPVQIRDVVIVPSLGFNPTGARPEGVSRLVHLFRGSWKQ; this is translated from the coding sequence ATGCTCCCATTTCTCGCCTCCTACAAGGGCAAGCGTTGCGACAGCCCCGCACCCTTCACCTCTCTCACCGACTTCAGACTACGACCCTTCAAGTTCGGCAGCACCAGTAACACTCCCAATAGCGAATGCGCGTATTCTGCGCTCAGCTCATCTACAGAGACCGCCGTTGTTGATACACCTGCGCACTCGCCAGGTCGCGATTCGGTGTCTTCCCTCGGCCGCTATGATGAGACAGGGTCGCCACCTGACTACTATAAGAAGCCGTCGTACTACTCTGCCTTGTTTGACAAAACGCATCGTCGCGTAAGGGGCGCTTCGCGCAGATGCAAGATCAAAATACTCGCGCTTGCGGTGTTGCCATGCCTCTACATCTTCTGCTATATCACCTTCCGCCCACCTAGCTACATCGTACTGCCGCCAGAAAAGTATGTTGAAGTGCTGTTAGCAACTCTGACGCAGCACATTCCAAGCCAGGCGTCACGTCAGGCGCTCAGCGACCACCTGAGAAGAATCGAGCACCCAgactcgagcagcagcacatcACTAGCTACGCAAACAAACAGCACACAACAGGCTTCGGCTTCATACTCAAACCCAGAGTCCATCGTACCCGCCACCATTTGGTCCTCGGACGGTAAACCGGCTCCCAGCACATGGTTTCACAAATGGTCCCAGATGGGCTTTGAACCCAGATTCTTCGACGATGCCGGCGCAGAGTCATACGTCCAAACGCACTTTGGTAacacctcgatccagcaAATGTGGGACTCGATGCCGCGCTTCATTCTCAAAGCGGATCTCTTGCGCTACCTCCTCTTGCTGCAAGACGGTGGCACATGGAGCGATATGGACACTGTCCCACTCATGCACCGCACTAATTGGACCAAGGATACCGTTCCATTGTCATCCATCCTCCCCGACGACGCACTCTTTGGTCGGGCTAAACTCGAGCCGGCAGAACGAGCTCAGGGAGATGCAGCTTCTTCCGCGCGCGCTGAACCGGTAAGAGCGGTGATTGGAATCGAAAACGATCCCAACGAGAaccacgatccacgcaaTTTCTTCGAGAGATGGCGCTTGCTTCCTTTACGTCGGCACCGACCCCTGCAGTTTGTGCAGTGGACCCTGCATTTTGCGCCCAACCATCCGATCATTCTGGACGTGCTGCGACGAATTCTGCAAGCTAGCCAAGTATACCGAGCCTACCAaatcgagcagcagcgtgaCGCACACAGCGATGGTTGGGGTTGGAGTGAGAAAGgcaccaacagcaagaAGACGCAGGCTAAAGACGCGGAAGAGTACATCACGCATCCGTGGGACGGAACGTCGATGGAATGGAAGTGGCAAGCGGGTCATTGGAGATGGGGTTGGGACATTTTGTCGGTCGAGGAGTGGACCGGTCCAGCCGTGTATACGGATGCCGTGGTGAGTTACCTCTATGCAACTGCAGGAGTGCGACCGGAGGATCTGTCCATGCTGAAACAGCCAGTCCAGATTAGAGACGTCGTCATCGTGCCCAGTCTCGGATTCAATCCGACAGGCGCCAGACCGGAAGGCGTCAGTAGGCTTGTCCATTTGTTCAGGGGTTCTTGGAAGCAGTGA
- the dur3-1 gene encoding dur3 urea permease 1: protein MASTPPPLSQGVGYGVVVGLGALFAIVVVGISRSLVRYAGISKDAEEFSVARRSLGTGLIAAAVISSWTWSTTLLSSVSTAYNYGVAGAMLYASGNCTQIVLFSTLAIQLKRRAPSVHTYLELVRIRFGTLPHLTYIFFALATNILVCSSVLLGGAAAINSITGMNTYAALFLLPASVVAYTLRGGLRSTILADYLHTVIIFVILFVFWLRAYATFPEIGSPAAMYDLLINASKNINIDGNYDGSPLTLKTEGGQYFAWLSAFEYTGVVFLDASFHQKGVAAMPEAAFPGYLIGGLAWFSIPFCLATTAGLAALALETTYPGFPTYPNRIPKADVSAGLVLPYAAQALLGKGGSAAVLLLMFMSCTSAISAQMVGVSTVVSYDIFKTYFKPTISADNLLRTNQYVVAGFGLFAAAFGSLLHGIGLDLGIIYNLTGIFTCAGLSPLIFTFFDTRLHPAVVFPGIWINFASGVAVWLSVAYHTSGVINLASVGGVVPCLAGSGTGIGVGLVLSTLSVLFFPREFAWSRIPEILEQQHKEQVEKIAKHHHSLPSSVGDSSPEEKPSSISSTDPRLQLEIIENDPSYNRARLDRAFRTAVAASLTIFVVITIIWPFSLYRDYIFSRTFFQGWVIVSFIWAIAAFTGVGIFPLIQGIPVAKVILANIRSKVSSSGQLDTTPAQRADDRRGSAGTTTNTSSGHASPEKANNNLQSQTNAAYIA from the exons ATGGCGTCGACTCCTCCCCCCCTTTCTCAAGGCGTCGGCTATGGTGTAGTCGTCGGCTTGGGTGCCCTCTTCGCAATC GTCGTTGTGGGTATTTcacgctcgctcgtccgCTACGCTGGTATTTCGAAAGATGCTGAAGAGTTCAGTGTTGCTCGAAGATCCCTTGGCACCGGTTTGATTGCTGCAGCCGTGATCAGTTCGTGGACCTGGTCCACTACGCTTCTTTCTTCTGTCTCCACTGCTTACAACTACGGTGTTGCAGGAGCCATGCTGTACGCTTCAGGAAACTGCACTCAGATCGTCCTCTTCTCGACACTTGCCATCCAACTTAAACGTCGTGCTCCTTCGGTGCACACCTATCTCGAGCTGGTACGCATCCGCTTTGGAACTCTGCCTCACTTGACGTACATCTTCTTTGCTCTCGCAACCAACATCCTCGTATGTAGCTCTGTGCTGCTCGGcggtgcagcagcgatcaactcgatcaCTGGCATGAACACGTATGCGGCACTCTTCCTGCTCCCCGCCAGCGTCGTTGCCTACACGCTTCGAGGTGGTCTTCGCAGCACGATCCTGGCTGATTATCTTCACACGGTCATCATCTTTGTCATTCTCTTCGTTTTCTGGCTTCGTGCATATGCGACCTTCCCCGAAATTGGTAGCCCTGCCGCCATGTACGATCTTCTCATCAATGCATCCAAGAacatcaacatcgacgGCAACTATGATGGCAGTCcgctcacgctcaagacagAAGGCGGCCAGTACTTTGCATGGCTTTCCGCTTTCGAATACACGGGTGTTGTGTTTTTGGATGCCTCTTTCCACCAGAAGGGTGTCGCCGCCATGCCGGAAGCAGCTTTCCCAGGATATCTCATCGGAGGTCTGGCGTGGTTCTCAATTCCTTTCTGTCTGGCCACTACGGCGGGTCTTGCAGCTCTTGCACTCGAGACGACCTACCCTGGCTTCCCAACTTACCCCAACCGTATCCCTAAAGCAGACGTCTCGGCCGGATTGGTGCTACCGTACGCCGCTCAAGCTCTGTTGGGCAAGGGTGGTTCTGCTGCCGTGCTGCTCCTCATGTTCATGAGTTGCACGTCTGCAATCTCGGCCCAAATGGTGGGTGTCTCCACCGTCGTCTCTTATGACATCTTCAAGACCTACTTCAAGCCAACGATCTCTGCCGACAACCTTTTGCGTACAAACCAGTACGTCGTTGCCGGATTCGGACTTTTTGCCGCCGCCTTTGGCTCTCTTCTGCACGGAATTGGTCTGGATCTGGGAATCATTTACAACCTCACTGGAATCTTTACCTGTGCTGGTTTGTCGCCGCTTATCTTTACCTTCTTCGACACTCGACTGCATCCTGCTGTGGTTTTCCCTGGTATTTGGATCAACTTTGCCAGTGGTGTGGCGGTCTGGCTTTCGGTCGCGTACCACACTTCTGGAGTCATCAACTTGGCCAGTGTCGGTGGAGTTGTGCCATGCTTGGCAGGAAGTGGAACTGGTATTGGAGTCGGGCTGGTGCTGTCAACCTTGTCAGTGTTGTTCTTCCCGCGAGAGTTTGCCTGGAGCCGGATTCCCGAAATTCTCGAACAGCAACATAAAGAGCAAGTGGAAAAGATCGCCAAGCATCACCACTCTCTTCCCTCGTCTGTCGGTGACAGCTCCCCCGAAGAAAAGCCTtcaagcatctcgtcgactgATCCCCGCCTTCAACTCGAGATCATCGAAAACGATCCCTCTTACAACCgtgctcgacttgaccgCGCCTTCCGCACCGCGGTGGCTGCGTCTCTGACCATCTTTGTCGTGATCACCATCATTTGGCCGTTTTCGCTGTACAGGGACTATATCTTCTCGCGAACCTTCTTCCAGGGCTGGGTGATCGTCTCGTTCATTTGGGCTATCGCCGCCTTCACTGGCGTGGGAATTTTCCCGCTGATTCAGGGTATCCCGGTCGCCAAGGTGATTCTGGCCAATATTCGAAGCAAGGTTTCCTCCAGTGGCCAGCTCGATACCACGCCCGCTCAACGAGCCGACGATCGGAGGGGGTCGGCTGGTACAACGACAAACACCTCGAGTGGCCATGCTTCACCAGAAAAGGCAAACAACAATCTCCAGTCGCAGACCAATGCCGCCTACATTGCTTAG
- a CDS encoding DNA-directed RNA polymerase I core subunit RPA190 (related to DNA-directed RNA polymerase I), producing MDIKKPITSTISSASFSFLTAEDIRRISVKQIINPVLLDTTNHPNAGGLYDPALGPMRPNDICSTCHLNSYQCPGHFGHIELPSPVFHPLFMGNMFNLLRGTCFYCHRFRLPLVVLTKVIGRLRLLEYGLVDDAENIEAEEPRSNTKLTDIDNADGESTDEDGDDAKGSKGSKASSSKSRGSSGETPAEFAHRINQQVKELIKAAKASGKAQMEPEAGSLAYTARKKCINEFMKDIHRRQCGQCNAISPTVRRDGFLKIMEKALLPAEVASNEHKGYMRVSPVKRVAAIERRLAASTASTSASTDAVDDAGLASQAISAENAPKGTVYRVMPAVECQAHLRLLFHNEGPLCSLIFGRNGPFRLGNSEGKVKAKVGSSIWSTPNGASADSFFVSVLAVPPTRFRPASIMGDMTFENSQNELLTNVLKTTFSIRDQITELTRLVSKKDFPELGPDASEADYRAAEAQLIKGREDTRRKVLNSMMQLQVDVNSFIDASKNPMPLRQGQLPPPGVKQGLEKKEGLFRKHMMGKRVNFAARSVISPDVNIETNEIGVPPVFARKLTYPEPVTVHNVQLMRQLVINGPFKYPGAVAIRSEDGTETQLDKLSVEERTALANQLLTPQEHSSKQARGTFAGLGSSTRTPIANKQVLRHLRDGDILLLNRQPTLHRPSMMAHKARVLVGEKTIRMHYANCNSYNADFDGDEMNMHFPQSQAARAECYYVANTDNQYLTPTSGNPLRGLIQDHVVAGVWMTSKNTLYTRAEYQQMLYGALRPEGKYTGGGRVLTVPPALLKPEPLWTGKQVISTVLLNLKPAKADGLNLTSKAKVAGRMWGKDHASEEKVIIEDGELLQGVLDKAAFGASSFGLVHAIFEIYGSETAGKLLSILSRLFTKFLQTNAFSCRMDDLLLSKEGDEWRRTTLDAAKNQGKGVAMKTVGLEGEDEKNPDTDRNLRIRLEEVLRDDDKLAVLDGEMMNSSNALTSKIIESCLPAGLYKKFPENNMQMMTGSGAKGSAVNVSQISCLLGQQALEGRRVPLMVSGKSLPSFRPFETSARAGGFVSGRFLTGIRPQEYFFHCMAGREGLIDTAVKTSRSGYLQRCLIKHLEGVHIQYDNTVRNADGSVLQFNYGEDALDTTKSKYIGQFDFTAANFENYNKRYDPKQLGEVVEAELAAEHMKKALKKPHKYDPVLSVYLPSTHFGSMSEKYAKEIEAYIEKNPSKLLADKKKKSKKRKSEASAPDEATAVEKLRFAKEKLGVEAFRAMCKVLYHRGLVDPGEAVGLLAAQGVGEPSTQMTLNTFHFAGHGAANVTLGIPRLREIVMTASQHIKTPIMRLPVLDGITADQIKTFCKDGSRLVLSQVIDEAIVTEKISPKSEGTGFHRQKTYTVRLNFYPADECKEEYNCTTAHILHGLQETFAPNLENSINNEMRKQKREHALQAAAIGKGRVFSDNAPAGDNADEDGERANGVVGRSQTRSRGNEADSDDEEDASSDAGDGDADDAKRKQKSAAHASYEEGDDEEMGGPSTTEDIEAAFSNGGSKKRSSDVMDVDSDSESDSSEDGSINEEWAEQTCALERALQENSKYINAFRFDDVKARWAEFDLTLNTQSQKLLLINIVERVCRQSVIHEIPNIARVMKPPPKAGEEGVSLTAEGINFRDLWDFGFGVIDLDNLYTNDIGAVLHTYGVEAARAAIVAEMRGIFDTYGIAVSPRHLFLIADYQTAAGGFRPFNRSGISESSSTLLKASFEMTMAFIGGSALHGEVDMLKTPSSKLVVGRPVNSGTGTPEIRLALPAPIGAAA from the coding sequence ATGGACATCAAGAAGCCCATCACTTCGACCATCTCCTCGGCGTCCTTCTCCTTCCTCACCGCCGAGGATATCCGCAGGATCTCGGTGAAGCAGATCATCAACCCGGTCTTGCTCGACACCACCAACCATCCCAATGCGGGCGGTCTCTACGACCCGGCTCTAGGGCCTATGCGCCCTAACGACATTTGCTCGACATGTCATCTCAATTCGTACCAATGCCCCGGTCATTTTGGTCATATCGAGCTTCCCTCTCCCGTGTTCCATCCACTCTTTATGGGCAACATGTTCAATCTGTTGAGGGGTACCTGCTTCTACTGCCATCGATTCCGTTTGCCGCTTGTCGTCCTTACCAAGGTCATCGGTCGCTTAAGACTGCTCGAGTACGGCCTCGTagacgatgccgagaacatcgaggccgaggagcCACGTTCAAAcaccaagctcaccgaTATCGACAACGCTGATGGGGAGAGCACAGATGAAGATGGAGACGACGCCAAGGGCTCAAAGGGGTCCAAGGCTAGCAGCTCTAAAAGCAGAGGCTCCTCCGGCGAGACGCCTGCCGAGTTTGCGCACCGCATCAACCAGCAGGTCAAGGAGCTCATCAAGGCGGCCAAAGCAAGCGGCAAGGCGCAGATGGAGCCCGAAGCGGGCAGCCTCGCTTACACCGCTCGCAAGAAGTGCATCAACGAGTTCATGAAGGATATCCACAGGAGGCAATGTGGGCAATGCAACGCCATCAGCCCCACCGTGCGTCGCGATGGCTTCCTCAAGATCATGGAGAAGGCTCTTCTTCCTGCCGAAGTCGCCTCCAACGAGCACAAGGGATACATGCGCGTCTCGCCTGTAAAGCGCGttgctgccatcgagcgTCGCCTTGCTGCTTCGACCGCCTCAACGTCAGCTTCGACGgacgccgtcgacgacgccggGCTGGCGTCTCAAGCCATCTCTGCAGAAAATGCACCCAAAGGGACAGTCTACCGCGTCATGCCTGCTGTGGAGTGCCAAGCACACCTCCGCCTCCTCTTTCACAATGAAGGTCCTCTTTGTTCTCTCATCTTTGGCCGCAATGGCCCCTTCCGCCTGGGCAATTCCGAAGGCAAggtcaaggccaaggtcGGATCTTCCATCTGGTCCACCCCCAATGGCGCCAGCGCCGACAGCTTCTTCGTCAGCGTGCTCGCAGTACCGCCAACGCGCTTCCGTCCAGCTAGTATCATGGGTGACATGACGTTTGAGAACTCTCAAaacgagctgctcaccaATGTGCTCAAGACCACATTCTCCATCCGAGACCAGATCACCGAACTGACCCGACTCGTGTCCAAGAAGGACTTTCCCGAATTGGGCCCCGATGCTTCTGAAGCCGACTACCGAGCAGCCGAGGCTCAACTCATCAAGGGTCGCGAAGACACGCGCCGCAAGGTACTCAACTCTATGATGCAGCTTCAGGTCGATGTCAACTCGTTCATCGATGCTAGCAAGAATCCCATGCCCCTGCGCCAGGGTCAGCTGCCTCCGCCAGGCGTCAAACAAGGCCTCGAGAAAAAGGAAGGTCTCTTCCGAAAGCACATGATGGGCAAGCGTGTCaactttgctgctcgctccGTCATCTCGCCAGATGTCAATATCGAGACCAACGAAATTGGTGTACCGCCCGTGTTTGCGCGCAAGCTGACCTACCCCGAGCCTGTCACCGTGCACAATGTTCAGCTAATGCgacagctcgtcatcaatGGTCCTTTCAAGTACCCTGGTGCGGTGGCCATCCGCAGCGAAGACGGCACCGAGACACAACTCGACAAGCTTAGTGTAGAGGAAAGGACAGCTCTTGCCAATCAGCTTCTCACACCACAGGAGCACTCGTCCAAACAGGCGCGTGGCACATTTGCCGGCCTCGGCAGTTCAACGCGAACGCCCatcgccaacaagcaggTGCTGCGTCACCTCCGTGACGGCGACATCTTGCTTCTCAACCGTCAGCCGACGTTGCATCGCCCTTCCATGATGGCACACAAAGCACGCGTGCTCGTCGGTGAAAAGACCATCCGCATGCACTACGCCAACTGTAACTCGTACAACGCCGATTTCGACGGTGACGAGATGAACATGCATTTCCCACAGTCGCAAGCGGCGCGTGCCGAATGCTACTACGTCGCAAACACGGACAACCAGTATCTCACTCCTACCAGCGGTAACCCTCTCCGCGGTCTCATTCAGGATCATGTGGTTGCCGGTGTGTGGATGACGTCCAAGAACACGTTGTACACGCGTGCCGAGTACCAGCAGATGCTCTATGGTGCTTTGCGACCAGAAGGCAAGTACACCGGTGGTGGCCGCGTCCTCACTGTACCTCCTGCCCTTCTCAAGCCGGAACCGCTCTGGACGGGTAAGCAGGTCATCTCGACGGTTCTTCTCAACCTCAAACCTGCTAAAGCAGATGGCCTGAACCTCACCTCGAAAGCTAAGGTGGCCGGCCGTATGTGGGGAAAAGACCACGCAAGTGAAGAAAAGGTCATcatcgaggatggtgagcTGCTTCAGGGTGTTCTCGACAAAGCTGCCTTCGGTGCCTCGTCCTTTGGTCTTGTGCACGCCATTTTCGAAATCTACGGCTCCGAGACCGCTGGCAAGCTCCTCAGTATCCTCTCGCGTCTCTTTACCAAGTTCCTCCAGACGAACGCTTTCTCTTGTCGAATGGACGATCTGTTGCTCAGCAAGGAGGGCGACGAATGGCGACGCACCACGCTTGATGCGGCCAAGAACCAGGGCAAGGGTGTTGCAATGAAGACGGTTGGTCTTGAAGGTGAAGACGAGAAGAACCCCGACACGGACAGGAATCTTCGCATCCGTCTCGAGGAGGTGCTTCGTGATGATGACAAGCTTGCTGTTCTCGACGGTGAGATGATGAACTCATCCAACGCTCTCACCTCCAAGATCATCGAGTCGTGTCTGCCTGCCGGTCTTTACAAGAAGTTCCCCGAGAACAACATGCAGATGATGACCGGTTCTGGTGCCAAGGGTTCTGCCGTCAACGTCTCACAGATCTCGTGTTTGCTCGGCCAGCAAGCCCTTGAGGGTCGACGTGTTCCTCTCATGGTTAGCGGAAAGTCGCTCCCCTCTTTCCGCCCCTTCGAGACTTCCGCCCGTGCTGGTGGCTTCGTTAGTGGTCGTTTCCTGACCGGTATCCGACCGCAGGAATACTTCTTCCACTGCATGGCTGGTCGTGAGGGTCTCATTGACACGGCCGTCAAGACGTCACGTTCCGGCTACTTGCAGCGATGTCTGATCAAGCATCTGGAAGGTGTGCACATCCAGTACGACAACACGGTTCGCAACGCCGACGGCTCGGTTCTGCAGTTCAACTACGGTGAAGACGCTCTTGACACAACCAAGAGCAAATACATTGGTCAGTTCGACTTCACCGCTGCCAACTTTGAAAACTACAACAAGCGCTACGATcccaagcagcttggtgagGTGGTTGAGGCAGAGCTTGCTGCCGAACACATGAagaaggcgctcaagaagccACACAAGTATGATCCCGTTCTCAGCGTGTATTTGCCCTCGACGCACTTTGGCTCCATGTCCGAGAAGTACGCCAAGGAGATCGAGGCTTACATCGAGAAAAACccgagcaagctgcttgctgacaagaagaagaagagcaagaagcgcaagtcCGAGGCGTCAGCTCCTGACGAGGCAACCGCTGTCGAGAAGCTGCGCTTTGCTAAGGAGAAGCTCGGAGTGGAGGCATTCCGTGCGATGTGCAAGGTGCTCTACCACCGCGGTCTTGTAGATCCCGGCGAGGCAGTTGGTTTGCTAGCTGCTCAGGGTGTCGGTGAACCGTCGACGCAGATGACGCTCAATACGTTCCACTTTGCCGGTCACGGAGCTGCCAACGTTACGCTTGGTATCCCGCGTCTGCGTGAGATTGTCATGACCGCATCACAGCACATCAAGACGCCCATCATGCGCCTTCCCGTTCTCGATGGTATCACTGCCGACCAGATCAAGACTTTCTGTAAGGACGGCTCTCGACTCGTGCTCAGTCAggtcatcgacgaggcgatTGTCACAGAGAAGATCTCACCCAAGTCCGAAGGGACTGGCTTCCATCGTCAAAAGACTTACACGGTGCGTCTCAACTTCTACCCTGCCGACGAGTGTAAGGAGGAGTACAACTGCACCACGGCCCACATCCTGCACGGGTTGCAGGAGACTTTTGCGCCCAACCTGGAAAACAGCATCAACAACGAGATGCGTAAACAGAAGCGAGAGCATGCGCTGCAAGCGGCGGCCATCGGTAAAGGTCGAGTGTTCTCCGATAACGCGCCTGCCGGTGACAATGCAGACGAGGACGGAGAGCGCGCCAACGGTGTCGTTGGTCGCTCGCAGACGCGTTCTCGAGGCAACGAggccgactcggacgacgaagaggatgctTCGTCCGAcgctggcgatggcgacgcCGATGATGCCAAGAGGAAGCAAAAGTCGGCTGCCCATGCTTCGTACGAAGAaggcgatgacgaagaaATGGGCGGTCCCTCCACCACTGAAGACATTGAAGCAGCCTTCTCGAACGGTGGTAGCAAGAAGCGTTCATCCGACGTTATGGACGTTGATAGCGACTCGGAAAGCGATTCCTCTGAAGACGGCTCGATCAACGAGGAATGGGCCGAGCAGACTTGCGCGCTTGAGCGAGCGCTGCAAGAAAATTCCAAGTACATCAATGCCTTCCGCTTCGACGATGTGAAAGCCCGATGGGCCGAATTCGACCTTACGCTGAACACGCAGTCGCAAAAGCTTCTGCTCATCAACATTGTCGAACGCGTTTGTCGACAGTCGGTCATTCACGAAATTCCCAACATCGCACGTGTCATGAAGCCGCCTCCCAAGGCTGGCGAGGAGGGCGTCTCGCTCACCGCAGAGGGTATCAACTTCCGCGATCTCTGGGACTTTGGATTCGGGGTGATTGATCTCGACAACCTTTACACGAACGATATTGGTGCGGTGCTGCACACGTACGGTGTCGAAGCCGCGCGTGCTGCCATCGTTGCTGAGATGCGTGGAATCTTTGACACCTACGGTATCGCTGTCAGCCCTCGTCACCTGTTCCTGATCGCCGACTACCagactgctgctggaggTTTCAGACCGTTCAACAGATCCGGTATTTCCGAATCGTCATCCACGTTGTTGAAAGCATCGTTCGAGATGACCATGGCTTTCATCGGTGGTTCGGCGTTGCACGGTGAAGTGGATATGCTGAAGACGCCCTCGAGCAAGTTAGTTGTGGGCAGGCCGGTCAACTCTGGTACAGGCACGCCCGAGATTCGTCTCGCTTTGCCTGCTCCTATTGGTGCTGCGGCATAA
- a CDS encoding uncharacterized protein (related to YRO2 - putative plasma membrane protein, transcriptionally regulated by Haa1p) gives MNVVSELLKRAGNMALSSNPTVADIDITTPGSDWLWAVFSVMAATGLGTMVWSLKVSRGERAFHYLSAAILATASVAYFSMASDLGATPVRVEFTNYGPNEVNGLRPTRSIWYVRYIDWTVTTPLLLLEILLVSGLPLSTVFITIFFDLVMIITGLIGSLVESTYKWGYYTMGCVAMFYVFWVIYGPGLKSASHLGADFKKAYLYSSLVLTILWTLYPVAWGLADGSNTISPNAEMIFYGVLDLLAKPVFALFHLWSLRRCNYSSLHLKSGKFSDYEDLSGNHYRSMEGGKASEAGVTGAGVNGVATGVNTTGADVTGANVLHPAPPTQMHTVTQ, from the coding sequence ATGAACGTCGTATCCGAGCTGCTGAAGCGAGCGGGCAACATGGCCCTCAGCTCCAACCCCACTGTCGCTGACATCGACATTACTACCCCCGGTTCCGACTGGCTTTGGGCTGTCTTTTCCGTCATGGCTGCCACTGGACTCGGTACTATGGTGTGGTCACTCAAGGTGTCGCGTGGTGAGCGAGCCTTCCACTATCTCTCAGCCGCGATTCTCGCTACGGCTTCCGTCGCCTACTTTTCGATGGCTTCGGACCTCGGTGCCACCCCAGTCCGCGTCGAGTTTACCAACTACGGCCCTAACGAAGTCAACGGTCTTCGTCCTACCCGTTCCATCTGGTACGTTCGTTACATTGACTGGACTGTCACCACCCCTCTCCTGCTCCTCGAGATCCTGCTTGTTTCTGGTCTCCCCCTCTCGACCGTCTTTATCACCATCTTTTTCGATCTTGTCATGATCATCACCGGTCTGATCGGTTCTCTTGTCGAGTCGACCTACAAGTGGGGTTACTACACCATGGGCTGCGTTGCCATGTTCTATGTCTTCTGGGTCATCTATGGCCCTGGTCTCAAATCGGCTTCCCACCTCGGCGCCGACTTTAAGAAGGCCTATCTCTACTCTTCGCTCGTTCTCACCATCCTTTGGACTCTCTACCCTGTTGCTTGGGGTCTCGCCGATGGTAGCAACACAATTTCGCCCAACGCAGAGATGATCTTCTATGGTGTACTTGACCTGCTTGCCAAGCCTGTCTTCgcgctcttccacctctgGTCGCTCCGCCGATGTAATTACTCTTCGCTCCACCTCAAGAGCGGCAAGTTTTCAGACTACGAGGACCTCTCGGGCAACCACTATCGCTCCATGGAGGGCGGCAAGGCCAGCGAAGCTGGTGTTACCGGAGCTGGGGTCAACGGTGTCGCTACTGGTGTCAACACTACTGGTGCCGACGTTACTGGTGCCAACGTCCTCCACCCTGCTCCTCCCACCCAAATGCACACCGTTACCCAGTAA